The following are from one region of the Neurospora crassa OR74A linkage group III, whole genome shotgun sequence genome:
- a CDS encoding 60S ribosomal protein L39, which produces MPSHKTFRVKQKLAKAQKQNRPIPQWIRLRTGNTIRYNAKRRHWRKTRLGL; this is translated from the exons ATGCCG AGCCACAAGACCTTCCGTGTCAAGCAGAAGCTTGCTAAGGCCCAGAAGCAGAACAGGCCTATCCCCCAGTGGATTCGCCTCCGCACTGGCAACACCATCCG CTACAACGCCAAGCGTCGCCACTGGCGCAAGACCCGTCTCGGCCTCTAA